A region of the Actinomycetota bacterium genome:
GACCTGCTGCTCTATCTCGTCTCGAACGCCGGGCGCGTCATCTCCCGCGACGAGATCCTCCAAGCGGTCTGGGGCGGCCAGCATTCCACGGACAGCAACGTGATCGAGGTGTTCGTCTGCCACCTTCGCGGCAAGATCGACGACCGCGACAACTCGATCATCCAGACCATCCGGGGAGTCGGGTACTTCTTCGCCGGGGGCTAGATGCGGCGCTCGTCGCTCAGGCTGAGGCTCTTCCTGCTCTCGACCGCGTTCTCGCTGGCGCTCGTCGGCGCCGTGCTCGTCGTCGCGTACCTGAGCGTCACGGGGGCGATGATGCGGTCGGCGGAGACCCAGGCGCTCCGGGCGGCGACCCCTGCGGCGCTGTACGTGGCCGATGCGCTCCGGTCGGCGTCACCGTCGGACGGCGCGCTCAGCGATGATGCGGTCGGCGCGACGCTCGACCGCGCCCGGGCCGCCGAGGCGTTCTTCGGCGCCGAGCTGGCACTGTACGACTCCGCGGGGACCGCCGTGTGGTGGAGCGACCCGCGAGCGGTGCTGCCGGAGCTCGCCTCGGAGCGGGCCGCCGCGGCCGCGCGCACGGACGGGCGCACCGCGAGCGTCGTGCGTGGCGGTCTGTTCTCCGGCATGCTCGGGTCAGCGGACCTCGGCGCGGCCGTGGTCCACGTCCCCGTCACGCTCGACGCGGCGCACGAGGGTGTCCTCGATGTCGTCTACCTGCCGATCCGCGAGGAGGCGGTCGTCGACGAGGTGCAACCCGAGATGCTCGCGCTCGCCGCGCTCGCGGCGGTCGTGTCGATCGCGGTCATGCAGTTCGGCGTCCGGTGGGTGCTCGCGCTGGTCGTCGGACTCACGCGGGCGGCGGAGCAGGTGCACGCAGGCGACCTCGACGTCCAGCTGCCGGTGCACGGCGACAACGAGATCGGCGACCTCGCGCGCTCGATCAACGAGCTGCTCATGCGGCTGCGCCGGCGCGCGGACGCGCAGACGCGGTTCGTCGCGGACGCGTCCCACGAGCTCGCGACGCCGGTCGCGGGCATCCGCGGGTACGTGAACATCCTGCGGGTGTGGGGCGGCGAGGACCCCGAGCTTCGCGACGAGGCGATCCGCGCGATCGACCGCGAGTCGCGGCGCATGGCGCGGCTCACTGCAGAGCTGCTCTCGCTCATCCGTGGCGAGCGCGAGATCGAGCTGCGCGCGGTGAGGTTCGACCTGAACGCGAGGTGCCGGGAGGTGCTGGCGGACTCCGCGACGCGCCACCTCGGCAAGCAGCTCGAGTTCATCGGCCCCGTGGAGGGCCAGCTGCCGATGGTCGGCGACCCGGACCGCATCGAGGAGGTCGTCGCGATCCTCGTGGACAACGCCGCCAAGTACACGCCCTCGGGCGGACAGGTGAGCGTGGCCACGCGCCGCCGGCGGGAGCAGGTGGTCATCGAGGTGAGCGACTCGGGGCCCGGTATCGCCGAGGAGGACGTGCCCTACATCTTCGACCGCTTCTACCGTTCCGACTCGTCGCGCTCGCAGGAGACCGGCGGGTTCGGGCTCGGTCTCGCGATCGCGAAGCGCATCGTGGAGGCGATGGGCGGCGCGATCGAGGTCAGCAGCGTGGTCGACGTGGGGACGACGTTCGTCGTGAGGCTGCCCAAGACCCCCGGCTGACGGACGCACCCCGCCGTTCGTCACGCGCTCCGGCGTCCTGTGATATCCGTCACAGCCCTCACAGCGCCCCGCCGCTACTCTGTGACGTGATGGTCGGCTGTCAAGTCGCCGTGTGCGCGCGCCGATACAACGGATGGACCGCGTCTCTTCGGAGGGACCCCATGGGGGACAGGCGCTTCGACATGCGCGAGGCCTTCGGGCGCGAAGCCTTCCGCGTCTGGGTGGAAGGGCTGCGCGACACCCTCGGGATCTCGGTCCTGGTCGTCGACCGCACCGGCGAGCGGCTGCTGTTCGACGGCCCGCACGGCCCGCACTGCGAAGCGGCGATCGGCGAGCCCGTCGAGCACGTCTACGCCGACTGCTTCGACGAGCGTCCCGCGCTCCACCGTCGCCGTGTGACCCGCGCGTTCTGCCGCGCCACGATGCCGTGCTTCTTCGCGCCGGTCGTCGTCCACGGCCGTCTCGAGGCGTACGTGATGATCCAGGGGTTCGTGACCTCGACCCGTGAGCGCCGCCGCCTGTTCGAGCTCCTGCTGGCGCGCGGGGTCTCTCAGACCGGCGCTCGCACGCTCCTGCGGGACCTGCCCGTCTACAGCAATGCGAGCGCCGAGCGCTTCGCCGGCATGGTCGCCGCCCACGCGGCGGCGATCGTCGAGGCCGCACGCGCCGGCGTCACCACCCGTGAGCGCATCCGCCGGCTCGAGGAGATGCTCGGTACCGGGCGGATGCTTGCGGACGCAGGCCTGCCCGCCTCCGAGCTGCACGGACGCCTGCTGGACCGCGCCATGTCGATCTTCGACGCTGACGACGGCGTGTTGATGATCCTGCGGCCCGGCACCGACCTGCTCGAGATTGTCGCGGTGCGCGGCGAGGGGTCGGACCTCGCGGTCGGGTCGACCTGGCGCGTCGGCGATGCCGGCCCCGGACGGGTCGCCGGTTCAGGCCGGCCCATCGTAGCGGTTGCGGGTTCGGAGGACGCGGTCCTCGGGTCTGCGGTGTCAGTGTGCGCGCCGCTGCGGCGCGATGACGCGGTCGCCGGGGTCATCGCTCTCGGCTACTCCGACCCCGAGCGCGTCTT
Encoded here:
- a CDS encoding HAMP domain-containing histidine kinase; its protein translation is MRRSSLRLRLFLLSTAFSLALVGAVLVVAYLSVTGAMMRSAETQALRAATPAALYVADALRSASPSDGALSDDAVGATLDRARAAEAFFGAELALYDSAGTAVWWSDPRAVLPELASERAAAAARTDGRTASVVRGGLFSGMLGSADLGAAVVHVPVTLDAAHEGVLDVVYLPIREEAVVDEVQPEMLALAALAAVVSIAVMQFGVRWVLALVVGLTRAAEQVHAGDLDVQLPVHGDNEIGDLARSINELLMRLRRRADAQTRFVADASHELATPVAGIRGYVNILRVWGGEDPELRDEAIRAIDRESRRMARLTAELLSLIRGEREIELRAVRFDLNARCREVLADSATRHLGKQLEFIGPVEGQLPMVGDPDRIEEVVAILVDNAAKYTPSGGQVSVATRRRREQVVIEVSDSGPGIAEEDVPYIFDRFYRSDSSRSQETGGFGLGLAIAKRIVEAMGGAIEVSSVVDVGTTFVVRLPKTPG